The genome window GCACGGAAAGGCCTCCCATGCCTGAATCTAAGATGCCAATTGGTGCGCTGCTACTCATGGTGGCAGAGCATTGCAGTGTCTACGGTCAGAGCAAGTCGATTGGTTTGGGAATTGTGCGGGCAGGTATGAGCCATTGAACGAGTGCTTGGGGGCGCTTGTGTTAAAACGTAGATGCACGCGGATGCCGCAGATTTGTAGAGATTCTGATTCACTGCGGTTCGTTGATCCTAAATTCGGCAGTAGGCTTAGGCTCTGTTTTAGAAACCACGAATGGACACGACGTAGGTCTGCCGTCGATGGCGTAGCAATGTCGGTGTCACGCGATGGCTTTGATGCATCAACGCTCATTTTTGGTTCACCTTCAGTTCATTGGTATCTAATAGAGTGTGTTTTATGAAACTACCCACGATGTTCGTATGCTCTCGCCTAGTGCTTTGCTTGGCTGCCTTTTTCTCTATGAGTGCCTTATCGGCTGCGCCTCTAGTCGTGGGAGAGCGCTTCCCTCAGTGGACGGAGATGAAGGATCAACATGGGGTCGTCTATGAGATTCCGAAAGAGACTAAATACATCGCGGTGGCCTACACAATGAGCGTCGGTAAGGCGGCGAATCGCTATTTGGCGGAGCAGGGGAAGGACTTCTTGCCGACAGCGCATGCGATTTTTGTGGCAAATATCTACGGCATGCCGGGCATCGGGCGTTTTTTCGCGATGCCGAAGATGAAGAAATACCCGCACCGTATGATGTTGGCCGATGCTGAGGGCTTGTTGGACGCTTTTCCGCAGGAAGACGATAAAGTGACCGTGTTTGAGCTTGGGGCTAAGGGGGAAATTAAAGCCATTACCTTCTGGGATCCGGAGTCGGATTCGAAACCATTTTGATTTTCTGGCTTTTACCCTTTACAAGCACCCGCAAAAGCTGTGTTTTCCCCATCTTTTCCAACTTTCTCATGCAGAAAACACGTAAATCCATCGCCAAACGCTTCAAGAAGACAGGCACCGGTAAACTCTTGCGTCGCACGCCAGGGCACCGTCACCTCCTTCGTAACAAGAGTGTCAAGCAACGTCGCCGTGCAGGTAGCAGCAAATTGGTCGCCCCCGGCCAACGCGCTAACCTCATTCGCGGATTGCCTTTCGCTTAAGCTGAAGAAGTCACGTTTGATCTTAAAACTCACGCTAGCAGGGTAACATGAAAATGGGCGACCCTGCAGCGACTAAATCGAGAGATATATAAAACATGCCTAGAGCAACCAATGGTCCGGCAACCTTAAAACGCCGTAAAAAAGTTCTGAAGAAAGCCCGTGGCTACTTCGGTAACAAATCCCGCCTCTTTCGCTATGCGAAGGATGCAGTCGATCGCGCTGAAGTTTACGCTTATCGCGACCGCCGCAAAAAGAAGTCCGAGTTCCGTCAACTCTGGATCGTTCGTATCAATGCTGCATGCCGTGCAAATGGTATCAACTACAGCCGTTTCATCCGTGGCCTCAAGGCTGCTGGTATCGAGATGGACCGTAAGCAGATGTCCGAACTTGCGATTCACGACGAGGCCGCTTTCAACGTTTTGATTGAAAAGGCAAAGGAAGCAAACGCAGCTGCGTAAGCTCCGGACTTACTATAAGTCTTTCTAAAAGGCCGATCCTATTAAGGGGTCGGCCTTTTTTCGTGGCCGAGGTCGGGGGCTGTGGTTCGGGACAGACAGGAATGTCTGTGTCACGGTTTGGTTCGGGGCAGGCAGGAGTGTCTGTATCACACTTCAGTGGGAATTTCGCGGTGTGTTGGGTTGCGTGTTTCAGGATCATGGCTTTCGTCTGAGTTGTGTTAGTTGATTCACTTTTACATTTAGTTCGGGCGAGCGTTGCTGCTGTAACGCTCTGCTGGCTTGCGGGTTGCGGGACGATACAGTCGATCCAGTTGCCAGACGAAAATGCCTATGCGCCAGCGGATAATGCGGTGTGGGCAGCTGTTGGCGAGGTGCGTGCGCATGATTGGGGTGTGGTTCTCAATGTCGGGGATGAGGCCTTGGAGTGGCGCTTGCGCTTGATTGATAGCGCGACGAAGTCGATCGATCTGCAGACTTTTCTTTGGTATGATGATCAGGTTGGCTTGTTGCTGTTGCGGCATTTGATGGATGCGGCGGATCGGGGCGTGCGTGTGCGCTTATTGCTCGACGATACCTATACTGCGACGCACGCGGAAGCGATTTGGGATATCGATCATCATCCGAATGTGGAATATCGGGTCTATAATCCGTATCGCCGCCGCATTCATAGTATGGTGCTGCGTCAGTTGATGAACCTTGGAGATTTCGGTCGTTTAGACCATCGTATGCACAACAAGATTATAATTGCTGACAATCGTGCTTCAATTCTTGGGGGCCGCAATTTGGCGGATGAATATTTTGGCTGGCACGAAGAGGCCAATTTTCGGGATTTAGAGTTGCTGACCGTCGGGCCGCGTGTGCAGGAGTTGAGCGATTTATTTGATGAGTATTGGAATAATGACTGGTCGTTCCCGGAGGCGATGGTGAATTATCGGTCGGGGGCACTGAGGACGCCGGAGGAATTTGAGCTGTGGTTACGTGAGACTGCACCTCGGCGGTTGGATGAGAGTGTGTCGCAGCAAGTTGCCGAGTGGCGTGATCTTGCGGCTGAGGGCTTGCAGTTTCCCTATCGGGTGATTGCGGATACGCCCGCACCCACGCGGCCTGAGCTGGCGGATGAATTCCCGAATCAGTTGGCGCAAGAATTGGTGGTGGCCTTCGACCAAGCGCAGCAGGATATGCTGATTGTGACTGCGTATTTGATTCCGACTCCCGAGCTCGAGGCGGCCCTCGAGCGTGCGACTGCGCGCGGCGTTCGTGTGACGATTCTGACGAATTCACTGCGTTCCAATAATCATCTTTCAGCGCATAGTGCCTATCGTAAGCATATTCGTCATTTGTTGGAAATCGGCGTGGATCTCTATGAGGTGCGCACGTGGGCAAAGGATCGTGGTCGTTATATGCAGGAGCCGGTTGATACCAAGCACCTTGGGCTGC of Lentimonas sp. CC4 contains these proteins:
- a CDS encoding phospholipase D family protein, with translation MLVDSLLHLVRASVAAVTLCWLAGCGTIQSIQLPDENAYAPADNAVWAAVGEVRAHDWGVVLNVGDEALEWRLRLIDSATKSIDLQTFLWYDDQVGLLLLRHLMDAADRGVRVRLLLDDTYTATHAEAIWDIDHHPNVEYRVYNPYRRRIHSMVLRQLMNLGDFGRLDHRMHNKIIIADNRASILGGRNLADEYFGWHEEANFRDLELLTVGPRVQELSDLFDEYWNNDWSFPEAMVNYRSGALRTPEEFELWLRETAPRRLDESVSQQVAEWRDLAAEGLQFPYRVIADTPAPTRPELADEFPNQLAQELVVAFDQAQQDMLIVTAYLIPTPELEAALERATARGVRVTILTNSLRSNNHLSAHSAYRKHIRHLLEIGVDLYEVRTWAKDRGRYMQEPVDTKHLGLHAKFALIDDRISFVGSANLDPRSLRLNTEMSLLVDSPELNAELRDLLGVDFLLRNAWHLQLQPNGSVHWFGDDGIELKHQPADSNLQRLEDWFFSVLPEGQL
- the rplT gene encoding 50S ribosomal protein L20, giving the protein MPRATNGPATLKRRKKVLKKARGYFGNKSRLFRYAKDAVDRAEVYAYRDRRKKKSEFRQLWIVRINAACRANGINYSRFIRGLKAAGIEMDRKQMSELAIHDEAAFNVLIEKAKEANAAA
- the rpmI gene encoding 50S ribosomal protein L35, giving the protein MQKTRKSIAKRFKKTGTGKLLRRTPGHRHLLRNKSVKQRRRAGSSKLVAPGQRANLIRGLPFA